A stretch of the Halodesulfovibrio sp. MK-HDV genome encodes the following:
- a CDS encoding DUF6785 family protein: protein MNTLRLPALAFAILLGILMCAAGPFNTAWLGGTPLGGGHFPLAPFFISFFLFIGTAIIATSTNTKPILNGTEQLVTWLFMVIGIGIGYSGLAESFFLNITAPVYYQTGGYGWVKTLTPYLPDSWYMNDPSVVKPLYEGFIGGRNMSLLQVVQQIPWVAWTGVLTLWGLFIMMAYLTMLCLVNLFGRQWVENERVNFPLLRVPQFLSDALDSGTMREFLTNKFLLWGIGIPVFIHMINGLSYHYPSIPQLPMIVLAGQYFPKYGLFSGFNKLQLFLVPAYIGFAFLATRQIAFSFWFFYIFGALFMGILYVLGFNVPQSAMGINFGPNLARPAEAMVMGSTLIFFLFILWLAREHLVNVFKSGLRNTDVHQGEIIPAAWSLWGAVAGIAAMMVWCRWFGMSIGGSVVMPVIFFVILLVISRVITQGGLPQFMLTAAPSDGVTGILGTRFLGVAGIALTAVMQKMMFLDVQESLMPNLVHGNKISENTKSKRRFFLALTILLALCVCTAFCSMLILGYKTGLRDLQLEVQSQSILSIYENAGRLIDAPLSANSWTTSFAIIGAIFMGVLVFCFYKFPWWPLHPLGFIAAYSKSMRILWVCFFLGWLCNYLVLHYGGTALYRKIQMVFVGLVIGDMLMGGVWAIVSLFSGIVYPVFPVLGG from the coding sequence ATGAATACATTACGACTCCCCGCTCTAGCCTTTGCCATTCTTCTCGGCATACTCATGTGCGCAGCAGGGCCATTCAATACCGCATGGCTTGGCGGTACACCGCTTGGTGGTGGACATTTTCCACTTGCACCGTTTTTCATCTCATTCTTTTTATTTATTGGCACAGCAATTATTGCCACATCAACAAACACAAAACCTATACTGAATGGTACTGAGCAACTTGTCACATGGCTCTTTATGGTCATCGGTATAGGTATCGGATATTCCGGACTGGCAGAATCATTCTTCCTTAATATTACTGCACCGGTTTATTACCAGACTGGTGGATACGGCTGGGTAAAAACACTCACTCCTTACCTTCCAGACTCATGGTATATGAACGACCCTTCCGTGGTGAAACCGTTGTACGAAGGATTCATCGGCGGACGGAACATGAGCCTCCTGCAAGTTGTTCAACAGATCCCTTGGGTAGCGTGGACAGGTGTTCTTACATTGTGGGGACTATTCATCATGATGGCGTACCTCACCATGCTTTGCCTCGTTAACCTGTTCGGCAGACAATGGGTAGAAAACGAACGCGTCAACTTTCCTCTCCTGCGCGTGCCGCAGTTTTTGAGCGATGCTTTGGACTCCGGTACAATGCGGGAATTTCTGACCAATAAATTCCTGCTCTGGGGCATTGGTATTCCAGTATTTATTCACATGATTAATGGGCTGAGCTACCATTATCCGTCCATTCCTCAACTGCCAATGATCGTACTTGCCGGACAATATTTCCCGAAATATGGGCTCTTTTCCGGTTTCAACAAGCTGCAACTGTTCCTTGTTCCGGCATACATCGGCTTTGCCTTCCTCGCCACACGGCAAATCGCGTTCAGTTTCTGGTTCTTCTATATCTTCGGTGCTCTTTTTATGGGTATCCTGTATGTACTGGGATTCAATGTTCCTCAATCTGCCATGGGCATTAACTTCGGACCAAACCTTGCGCGCCCGGCAGAAGCTATGGTCATGGGCTCTACCCTGATTTTCTTTTTGTTTATTCTCTGGCTCGCACGTGAGCACCTCGTTAATGTTTTTAAATCAGGCTTACGAAATACAGATGTTCATCAAGGCGAAATTATACCTGCAGCATGGTCTTTATGGGGCGCAGTTGCCGGTATCGCAGCCATGATGGTTTGGTGCCGATGGTTCGGTATGTCCATTGGTGGTTCCGTGGTAATGCCTGTCATCTTCTTTGTAATCTTACTGGTTATTTCCCGCGTCATCACTCAAGGCGGGCTGCCACAGTTTATGCTTACTGCTGCACCTTCCGACGGTGTTACCGGTATACTTGGAACCCGCTTCCTTGGCGTAGCTGGTATTGCCCTTACGGCTGTGATGCAAAAAATGATGTTCCTTGATGTTCAAGAATCCCTCATGCCGAACCTTGTGCACGGCAACAAGATTTCCGAAAACACAAAAAGTAAACGGCGCTTCTTCCTTGCGCTGACAATTCTTCTCGCCCTGTGCGTCTGCACCGCATTCTGCTCCATGCTCATTCTTGGATACAAAACAGGACTGCGTGATCTTCAACTCGAAGTTCAATCACAGTCCATATTATCCATCTATGAAAATGCAGGCAGATTAATTGATGCACCACTGAGCGCCAACTCGTGGACCACATCTTTCGCTATCATTGGTGCCATATTCATGGGCGTACTTGTATTTTGCTTCTACAAGTTCCCTTGGTGGCCGCTTCATCCATTAGGTTTTATCGCAGCGTACAGCAAAAGCATGCGCATCCTGTGGGTTTGCTTCTTCCTCGGGTGGCTCTGCAATTATTTGGTACTGCATTACGGGGGCACAGCTCTCTATCGAAAGATTCAGATGGTATTTGTGGGGCTTGTTATCGGTGACATGCTTATGGGCGGCGTATGGGCTATCGTGAGTCTCTTCTCTGGAATTGTGTATCCAGTATTTCCGGTACTTGGGGGATAG
- a CDS encoding peptide transporter: MYQDKELQEYRDLLQPPTQFEEGFDWKTIIGAVFIGFLMMPGSMYLQLVIGQGIGPAARWVTIILFAEVAKRSYTELKQQEVFLLFYMAGAALASPFSGLLWSQYLVQSDAAKMLGLTEFIPTWIAPQPGSEALADRTFFHQDWLIPILLLAGAQLVQRIDHFGLGYALFRLTSDVEKLPFPMAPVGALGTMALAESTEDRKSGWKWRVFSIGGVIGLLFGFFYILLPALSGLLFEEPIRLIPIPWIELTRHTESILPAVATGFQFDLTLVFVGMVLPFWAVIGGLVGLLVTIAANPFLFDAGILHRWKPGMETVETVFANNFDFYMSFGIGLGLAIAIIGIWQVIRSFSSKSGKLDFSKLFKPPPGRGDINFWLSIGIYFFSTMTYILICHWLVPSFPWIFFLIYGFIYTPIASYISARMEGIVGQFVSLPFVREASFIAGAKYFGYNGIEIWYAPIPLHNYGEATVQFREIELTGTNLRGIIKAEFVVFPIVIIASLIFSQFLWRLAPIPSASYPYAQKIWHLQALNSLLLQSSTLEGNSLFYQALSYAYVGSGVGLGIILYAFLSVFGLPIMLIYGVVRGLGQSTPHGIILEVVGALLGRYFFLKKYGKKWRHYAPVLLAGFSCGMGLTGMLAMGCTLILKSLSQLAY, from the coding sequence ATGTATCAAGATAAAGAATTACAAGAATATCGTGATCTACTTCAGCCGCCTACTCAATTTGAAGAAGGCTTTGACTGGAAAACCATAATCGGTGCTGTCTTCATCGGCTTCCTGATGATGCCGGGCAGCATGTACTTGCAGCTCGTTATCGGGCAAGGAATCGGCCCTGCTGCACGTTGGGTAACCATTATTCTCTTTGCAGAAGTAGCCAAGCGCTCATATACCGAATTAAAACAGCAAGAAGTTTTTCTCCTGTTTTACATGGCAGGTGCTGCGCTTGCATCGCCATTTTCCGGTCTTTTATGGAGCCAGTATCTTGTCCAGTCGGACGCGGCCAAGATGCTGGGACTTACAGAATTTATTCCAACGTGGATTGCGCCACAACCCGGCTCAGAAGCACTGGCGGACAGAACATTTTTCCATCAGGATTGGCTCATTCCAATTTTGCTTCTAGCGGGCGCGCAGCTTGTTCAGCGTATTGACCATTTTGGTCTGGGCTACGCTCTCTTCCGTCTTACATCTGATGTGGAAAAACTGCCGTTCCCAATGGCACCGGTTGGTGCATTAGGTACCATGGCTTTAGCAGAATCTACTGAAGACCGTAAATCCGGCTGGAAATGGAGAGTGTTCTCCATAGGCGGGGTAATCGGACTTCTCTTCGGCTTTTTCTATATACTACTTCCGGCGCTTTCCGGCTTACTTTTTGAAGAACCCATACGGCTGATCCCGATACCGTGGATTGAGCTGACACGACATACAGAGTCGATTCTTCCTGCGGTTGCTACCGGCTTCCAGTTTGACCTGACGCTCGTTTTTGTTGGTATGGTTCTTCCGTTCTGGGCAGTCATCGGTGGGCTTGTAGGTCTGCTTGTAACCATTGCCGCAAACCCTTTCCTCTTCGATGCTGGAATTCTTCATCGTTGGAAACCGGGAATGGAAACTGTTGAAACGGTCTTCGCTAACAACTTCGACTTCTACATGTCTTTCGGTATCGGCCTTGGTCTTGCCATTGCGATTATCGGTATCTGGCAGGTTATCCGTTCTTTCAGCTCAAAAAGCGGAAAACTGGACTTTTCAAAACTCTTCAAGCCACCTCCTGGACGTGGTGATATTAACTTCTGGCTTTCAATCGGCATCTATTTCTTCTCAACCATGACCTACATACTCATTTGCCACTGGCTTGTTCCAAGTTTCCCTTGGATTTTCTTTCTCATTTACGGCTTCATCTATACACCGATTGCATCATACATCAGCGCCCGTATGGAAGGTATTGTCGGACAGTTTGTTTCCCTGCCGTTTGTACGTGAGGCAAGCTTCATCGCTGGAGCTAAATATTTTGGCTACAACGGGATAGAAATTTGGTACGCCCCGATTCCTTTGCATAACTATGGTGAAGCAACCGTTCAGTTCCGTGAAATCGAGCTTACCGGTACAAACTTGCGCGGCATTATTAAAGCTGAGTTTGTAGTGTTCCCAATTGTTATTATTGCCTCGCTCATCTTCTCCCAGTTCCTCTGGAGACTGGCACCGATACCTTCGGCAAGTTATCCATATGCCCAAAAGATTTGGCATTTGCAGGCACTGAACTCTCTTCTCCTGCAATCATCAACGCTTGAAGGTAACTCGCTATTCTATCAGGCTCTCAGCTACGCCTATGTTGGCTCCGGTGTCGGACTCGGGATCATTTTGTACGCGTTCCTATCCGTATTCGGGCTCCCCATAATGCTTATTTATGGAGTTGTGCGCGGACTTGGGCAATCTACCCCGCACGGCATTATTCTAGAAGTAGTCGGCGCGTTGCTAGGACGCTATTTCTTCCTAAAAAAATACGGAAAAAAATGGAGGCACTACGCACCAGTTCTACTTGCTGGATTCTCCTGCGGCATGGGGCTCACCGGCATGCTTGCCATGGGTTGCACATTGATTCTGAAGTCCCTAAGCCAACTTGCGTACTAA
- a CDS encoding formate dehydrogenase accessory protein FdhE, giving the protein MEFDLELETKRLERKLKHIAGKGFLPQALLQIVSNTAVLQLASRVNVSVQPLRPQVTQDMHIQGAPLVNRATFTYDPKETAILFGKLLAMLDKAEEPLASSAVKIREAIEKQELSIQEACDAFIADDNMFYADWAARIPESPSLVRFLAQGSLTPSLQVQTDLLKEHRSDEEPWPHGHCPHCGSQPLIATLKEKEGLKHLTCSFCRLEYRAKRLQCAFCGEEGHDKLEYFKADGEPGYEVHVCKTCTCYIKVSDFREFDRVSIPVLDDLESLTLDILARKQGYARPTLSAWGF; this is encoded by the coding sequence ATGGAATTCGATTTGGAATTAGAAACAAAAAGACTTGAACGTAAACTTAAACATATCGCTGGAAAAGGTTTTCTCCCTCAAGCTCTTTTGCAAATCGTAAGCAACACAGCTGTGCTTCAACTTGCAAGCCGTGTTAATGTTTCTGTGCAGCCGCTGCGTCCTCAAGTTACACAGGACATGCACATTCAAGGTGCACCGCTTGTAAACAGAGCTACGTTTACGTATGATCCTAAAGAAACTGCTATTCTCTTTGGAAAATTACTGGCAATGCTGGATAAAGCTGAGGAACCGCTGGCATCTTCTGCTGTTAAAATCCGTGAAGCCATTGAAAAACAAGAATTAAGCATTCAGGAAGCATGTGATGCATTTATTGCAGATGACAATATGTTCTACGCTGACTGGGCTGCCCGTATTCCAGAATCACCGAGCCTCGTACGTTTTCTGGCTCAAGGCAGCCTGACCCCGTCATTACAAGTACAGACAGATCTTTTAAAAGAGCACAGAAGCGACGAAGAACCTTGGCCTCATGGACACTGTCCGCACTGTGGTTCCCAGCCGCTCATCGCTACTTTGAAAGAAAAAGAAGGTCTTAAACACCTCACCTGCTCCTTCTGTCGTCTTGAGTACCGTGCAAAACGCTTACAGTGTGCTTTTTGTGGTGAAGAAGGCCACGATAAGCTTGAATACTTTAAAGCTGACGGCGAACCGGGGTACGAAGTACATGTATGTAAAACATGCACCTGTTATATCAAAGTTAGCGATTTCCGCGAATTTGACCGGGTGAGCATCCCAGTCCTTGATGATCTTGAATCTCTCACTCTTGACATTCTAGCACGTAAACAAGGATACGCTCGCCCTACACTCTCAGCATGGGGGTTCTAA
- a CDS encoding formate dehydrogenase accessory sulfurtransferase FdhD, whose protein sequence is MPKNETRCSCEPKPITVTQYKDGQWAVHPDVVSIEVPIKLNFNGEQHMLWAWPEHLEDLVAGHALLDLGGGSVKTTVEKVSEGEFTVTTGDAIENDLEPGKLHGSEMLGAMATFIAEEGQWHGTGCFHRAGVYNASTHTMLHRTEDIGRHNCVDRLAGWASRTETPLSGLVLMVSARVTASLCAKAIRAGYKFIISRSAVTSASIAMAEEHGVTLVGFARDQEKRFTVFHDLQTPRVLT, encoded by the coding sequence ATGCCAAAAAATGAAACTCGTTGTAGCTGCGAACCAAAACCAATTACGGTTACGCAGTATAAAGACGGCCAGTGGGCTGTGCATCCTGACGTCGTAAGTATTGAAGTACCCATCAAACTGAACTTCAACGGTGAACAGCACATGCTATGGGCATGGCCGGAGCACCTTGAAGATTTGGTAGCAGGTCATGCTCTACTCGACCTTGGTGGCGGTAGTGTCAAAACTACGGTTGAAAAGGTCAGTGAAGGCGAATTTACCGTGACCACTGGTGATGCCATTGAAAACGACCTTGAGCCGGGTAAACTTCACGGTTCAGAAATGCTCGGAGCAATGGCTACCTTTATTGCAGAAGAGGGCCAATGGCATGGCACTGGTTGTTTCCACCGTGCCGGTGTGTACAATGCCAGTACACACACCATGCTCCACCGCACAGAGGATATCGGACGTCACAACTGCGTTGACCGCCTTGCCGGATGGGCAAGCCGTACAGAAACACCGTTGTCCGGTCTCGTACTCATGGTCTCTGCCCGAGTAACAGCTAGTCTGTGCGCCAAGGCCATCCGTGCCGGATACAAGTTTATTATCAGCCGTTCCGCTGTAACAAGTGCTTCTATCGCAATGGCAGAAGAACACGGTGTTACACTGGTAGGCTTTGCTCGAGATCAAGAAAAACGCTTTACCGTTTTTCACGATTTACAGACTCCGAGGGTCCTTACCTAA